CCTCCTCGGTGAAGACGTGGACGACGATGTCGTCGAAGTCGATGAGGATCCAGTGGCCCTCGCCGCTGCCCTCGCGGCGCACGCGCTTGACCCCATGCTCCTTGAGAAGGGACTCCTCGATCGCGTCGACGATCGCGCGCACCTGGCGCTCGTTGCTCGCCGAGACGATGACGAAGATGTCGGTGAGCGCAAGCTGAGCGCTGACGTCGAGGCCGACGATGTCGGTCCCGAGCTTGTCGGCGGCCGTCGCGGCGGCGGTTCGAGCGAGTGCGGTGGCTTCGGGGGTTGCCGGCACGCAGATCCTTTCGGTGGCGTTCGGTTCAGAAGATCAGGACGAGGGCGATGACGACGAGGACGAGCGCGATCGCCGCGGCGACGCCGAGGAGGACGTACGGCGCCTTCGTGGGGCGGTCGCCGACGAGGATGTCGCCGTCCTGATCGGTGACGTTGCGCGCGCTCAGCGGAGGAGCCGGCGGACTCGCGATCTCCTCGCCGACCTCGGCGTTCGGCAGCTCCCAGAACCGGTCGTCCGCATCGTCCTCGACGGTCACCGAGTTGAGGGGCTGGGTGGGCGGGGCTGCTGCGGCATGGCGGACGGGCGCGTCGTCCTCGGTGAGCTCGGAGGCCGGGCGCGCGGGGTCCGCGTTGGGACGGGCGCGGTGCCTCGGCGAGTCGTCGGCGGGCAGGGAGGTCCCGTCCTCGGCGAGCTCGGCGCGACGCGCGGCATCCATCGCGGCCTGCGTGCGGGCGAGCGACGAAGCGCCGGTGACGACGCGGATGCCCTGGGAGCTCGGCGGCTGGACGACCGGTGCGCGGCGGCCGCGACCGGCGGGAGCGCTCGAGAAGTCCTCGTCGGGATCGCCGAAGTCGAGTCCGGCCGGGTCGGTCGAGGAGGCGCCGCCCGACACCCGGGGACCTCCGGCGGACTGGCGCCGAGCGGTGAAGTCGACGGCGGACGCGTCTGCGGCCCCCGGCGCATTCCGGCCTGCTTCGGGCGCGTCGACGGGGACCGGATCGGTGTCCGGCTCAGCATCGGGCTGCTGGTCGGCGGCGGCACCCCGTCCGGCGGCGGGCACTCCGGTCGGGGACGAGTCCGGACCGCTCGGTGCGGTGCGGGCCGCAGCGCCCGGAGCCGGGGGTTCCGGGGTGTCGACGACGGGAAGCGGATCGGTGCTCGGCGCGGAGGCGGCCTCGACCGGCACCGCGTCCGCGGGCGGCGCGTCTACGGGAGCGGGCACGAGACCGTGCTCGCGCATGTAGCGCTTGCGCTCCGCGCGGGTCGCGAAGTGCGGGATCCCCTTCTGCGCGTCGCGGAGATTCACCGCGCTCTTCGCGCCGCGGGGATCCGCTTCCTGCTGAGGGTGGTCTGAGGCGAGCGGCCCGCGCTCGTGGCGCACCGGCTCGAAGGGTGTGTCGTCGAAGGCCGGGACCGGAGAGGACGGAGCGGACGCCGGTGCCGGCTGCGCGGCGGGCGGCGCTGCGGTCGGCGACGCCGGGGCGGGCGACTGCGCGGCGGGCGCAGCCGGGGCGGCCTGCGGGGCGCGAGGGGACTCGGTCCCGCCCCCGAGCGCGAACGATGCAGGCGCCGCGGGTCCGGCGTTCGCAGCTTCTGCCGCACGCCGCTCCGCCTCGCGGCGCTCCCTGCGCGTCATGAACTGCTCAGCCATGCTCACTCCTGTACAACTCGTATTTTGCGATGTACTGTACAACGCCGTCCGGCACCAGGTACCAGACCGGCATGTCGT
This Brevibacterium ihuae DNA region includes the following protein-coding sequences:
- the rsfS gene encoding ribosome silencing factor — translated: MPATPEATALARTAAATAADKLGTDIVGLDVSAQLALTDIFVIVSASNERQVRAIVDAIEESLLKEHGVKRVRREGSGEGHWILIDFDDIVVHVFTEEDRQFYALERLWSDCPVVDLALAPAAVGTDASAAGED